The following nucleotide sequence is from Euleptes europaea isolate rEulEur1 chromosome 3, rEulEur1.hap1, whole genome shotgun sequence.
TGAGAACTGTACATTATTTCTCTGAAAGAGAACACAACCCTTTGTTTCCAAAACTAGCAATCAGGGCTTACATTGCAATGACCATTTACACTACCCCAAGCTCAGGGTCAAGGAAGATAGGCAGTTTATGTTCTCACCTCACATGGTGGAATAAGGATGCAAGATTTAGGGACATTCCAAATAATGTCCACATGTTTGCAAATTACATGTGGTTCTACTGGGCTGCAAGAAATACTTTCCAAAGTCCTTCTTTACTAAATAAATCCAACCAACAAGAGAAGTTCAGTAAGACGTCCTGATCGTCATCAGCTTCTGTTGTTATCTTTGTGCCCTTTTCACATGCAAGGACATATTAATCAGTTTATCCAGAATGAGACCTCCCCCAAAATTTGTCTGCAGTGCAGTCccaagcagttacacccttccaagcccatttagGACTGCTCATGTACACTGACTCATGGCATGACAGTTAATCTGTATGCTTTTAACAAAACAAAGCCTGCTTAAAATTCAGTTACAGATTGGAAACAGAAGTTCTAGGGCATACAcgcattttaaaaattggaaaattTATTTCTGCTAGGGAAATCTGAAGAGTATAACCCCATATTTCAGGTGGAGTTGCTTGCAATGCTTATGTTCAATTTAAAATATTCTTCATGATGGGTAGACATGTTtgtcaatagcagcagaaaagagcaagagaccagtagcaccttaacaaaatttaagctgcagtactgcagtcaaaagctctgctcactacatgagtccgatcccaacggaagttggtttcaggtagccggctaaggttgactcagccttccatccttccgaggtcggtgaaatgagtacccagcttgctgggggtaaagggaagatgactggggaaggcactggcaaaccaccccgcaaagtctgcctagaaaatgtcgggatgtgacgtcaccccatgggtcaggaatgacccagtgcttgcacaggggacctttacctttaccttatatgagctttctgaagtatctgaagaagtgagctatggctcacgaaagctcataccctgccagaaattttgttaaggtgctagtggactcttgctcttttctattaaaatattctaatttgttcaacaacaaaaaagtattttaaagacAAGGAGTCTTATTAAATAAGTAAAAAAGTAACCAACTCCCTGTGTGACTCTGCACAGGGCATGTGTCTTTATTTATGTTACTTCTCTATATACAAAGGTTTTTTTTCAGTTTCTTAAAACTCAACCAGTCTCTACCATGCTAATCCTTTTGGTACTTTGGGCTTATTTTTTCCTTTGGTACGCTTTGCCTTAAGCTTCTTCCTCTGCCTTGGATTCATCCATACTGGATACTGTCCATGTTGATCTAGAAGAGTCTTCTGATTTCTTTTGGTATCCATGTCCATCTTGCTTTCCTCTGAAACAGCATTACAAAATTTAAACAACAGAGCTCTTTACATACACAGGAGTTAAAAGCTCATAAAAATATAATGGAGGAGGCTGTATTGATATGTCCCAATTACAAGAATAAGACAGGAAATTTTCATGCTCGTATGTCTCCTTTTCTTTTCCATGCAGACACCACACTGAGATTGCAGGTAATTCTAAACCAAAAAAATTCAATCTTGGTGCAGAACACAGTAAGGGGAATGGAATATGTGAGCCCAAGGACTTCCTGGCTAATCATGAAAAATAATAGCACATTCATGATGGCTTAATGCATGCCAGTGATTCAGGCAATTTCTCTTACTGTAGTGCTGATAGGAGGGAACATGATTGGGCAGAGTTGGAGAGTACATGTATGTGTTGTACTAAAAGACAATGGCAGAGTCTTCAAAAAGAGGTAGAAAAAGAATTTCAAGATTGGAACAGAGAAGGAGAGGTAATAACAACTGGGGAATAAAGTCAGGAGATTGAGCAGTTTTGAGATTCTACTTCAATATGTTCTACACAAGTGTATTAAAATTGTGGCTCAATTTTACAAATCACAAATTACAACTGAAAACATACAAAATCAAACCACAAACAAATCCGCTCTGCCCAATATGTTACCTGTAGTCTATACACCACTAAAATTAAACTGACAAAATTAAACAGACTTCTTGTGCCAGTTGAAGATTTCCAGCGACAGAGAGCCAGAGTGATATAGTGGTCAGAGTACtgaactaggatctgtgagacccaggttcaaatctccaatcAGCCATTAAGTTCACTGGGTGCCTAccttacctcactgggttgttgtgaggatacaatggaggaaaaaatgatgtaagccacttaggGTCTCCATTGGacagaaggcagggtataaatgaagataaTAGATAGTGACAGCACCACCTTCACCTCCTCAGGCAGCCTGTACTACAGAGAAGAGCACTTGCCTTCCTGTATCTGATCGTCTGAGTACACAAGTATCAGTCCAACAGATGGCTCTATCCCATGGCCAGCCCCAAGGGACACTACAAATCAAAACAAATGAACAACAGCATATTGTCCTTTAATATAAATATTCTATCTGGTGAACCACAAGGCCATGCTCTACACTAACTAATACCAACGAGGTAAACAGCTGCTTGTACCTAACGGCTTTAATGGGAATGCTGAGAGACTCTGGCAAAGCAAAAAGAGTAATAAAATAACTAAAGAAagtggatggggaggggagatgagatCAGGTCAAGCACATAGAGCTACCCTCATATAGAACTAAAAATAACCAAGGGGTCTCGTTTCCAGAGTCCAACTGCTTTATTCCTTACAGCAAAATCTAAAAATAGGCCAACTTACCATTAAGATCCTTTTTTTCTTTGATTTTCTCAGCAGGAACAACAGTTGCTATCTCTTTCACTTCATCCATCACAACATCGCTGTTTGTTTTCAGGATGCTCTGCAATCTGGCAAGCTCCTTGGGGgcattcttcttccttttctctgctcgcatctttcttttccatttgctCCTTAGGCTTTTTGCCATTTTTGTTTGCTTCTATGAATGGAGAAATTAGGTTTAGTAGTACAGTACTTaaccccagcaaagctgggtacATTATAGGAACTGTCTACATACAGAAATAGCATGAGGTTCACAGATGCATTGTAGTGTAATGCTATGTTTTGGTCCTCTTTCAGGCAGCAGAAGTACAGATATCTGTACAAGTTAGTCTAAATATAAACTAAACAATTACTTCTATGACAGGTAAGATCCACATCATACCCACGTTTATTGCAattttttgttttcttattttttgTATATTCTATATGACTAGTGAGAATACAAGttctaagaaaaataaaaaataaagtacatAATGCTTAGTTCTAAGGTATGGCCTGAAGGTATTTGATCCACTGTGAAATTAAGTAGACATAGATATTAACATAGAGCCAGggttgtatagtggttagtttcggacttggatctgggagaccccgattcgaatcccaactctgccatgaaagcttgcttggATGACCTTAGATCAGCCGTACACTCTCAGgagtcgaaaagagcaagagtccagtagcaccttaaagactaacaacatttctggcagggtgtgagctttcgtgagccgcagctcacttcttcagatacagctcacgaaagctcacaccctgccagaaatgttgttagtctttaaggtgctgctgggctcttgctcttttctactgctagtgacagcctaactcggctacccatcgtgatctacctcacagggttactgtgaagttaaaccggaggagaggagggggcaagctgctttggctccccactggggagaaaggcggcgtATAACTGAAGTAAACAGATAAATAATAAATCTTGGATGGGAAGAAagagggtacaaatgaagtaaacaagaaattggagggggggactAGGCACCCCCCCCCATAACACAGACTGGCTCTTTCATACTATTTTTTTCTACaaaaagggtttccccccccctcagacAGAGAATGCAGGGAACCTCCtcgaagcggggaatcaaagtgCCCCCCAGCCCCTTACCTGCGCGTCCCTCGCGGCTCTCCAACCTCGCGCTCCCAAGGTTCCGGCTCACAAACGCACGAGACTCAGCACTTCCGAAGCTCCGCGCTTGCCGTCCGCAGGAAAGGCGGGGCCGCCGAGGCCGCCGCGCTCAGCACGAGCGTCACTCTCTCGGCCCCCCACAGAGCCCCCCAGCGAGCTCCTCCAGCACTGCAAGACCGTGCCGCGCGGAGGGAAGAGGGACGGGGGCGGCGTCGGTCCCGCTCGAGGGGCGCTGAAAGGAAAGGCCCGCAGGACtgtacaaacaaataaatatcgcCGTGCTGACGAGAAAATCGCCCTCGATACGGCGGGCAAGTTACTGAAGACCTTCCTTCCGCCCTTGCCACATCAGTgcttccaatagggttgccaacctccaggtcgtggggagcaaaatagacaccactgtaccagtatctaaggatttggaaatcagtacaggagcgaaaacaatttaaacaaagtgcaaaattctttataagctactacatgaaaataaagacaacacaagacaaaatgtacaccaAAGACCTACAAAAGCCATATATACGTGTCCATATGTACAATAGGAATagtttttcaaagttgtctcaattatgagtacaaattcttGTTGAAGGCAAATATGTAGTAAGGTAGAAGCCAACAgtttatggaggatacggccgtttcagattcttAGCTGCTAAACAATTCTTCAGTCCTTCATTGAATGTCCTTCATGTATTTCTACATATTTCATTTTCAAAATGTAGGTTACATCAGATGTCCCACAAAGGGTAAAGAGCTAGTGCacatcccacgaagggtaaggctgcttgggcaattgggttctatgacattgaagtcccgcccctcctaaaaccccgccctcctcaggctccaccccaaaaacctcccgccggtggcgaagagggacctggcaaccctagcttccaaaTTGCAGAGCTTTACTTATCGGCATGCTTGGCAATCGTGCATGCATGTGTGGGCATCCCTGCCCGTGGTGCCCCCATTGAGATTTAAGCCAGCTCCCAACTGCCTTATAGACCAGTGCTTTGGAGAAATTACGTTGCAGTGGGATGCGTTGTAGGAGGCGGTTAGGGACAGGGATTTAGATAAACTCCTAAACGGGACTCACAAGGGATTGGTACATGTGTGTGAGCAATAAGCCGCGGCGAGCACACAGAGTGGATGCGTTAACCCCCTTTCCCTACACTGTATAGGAGTTTAGTAGGAAATTCACACAGTGGATAGATGGGGTTGCTGCAGCTTGAGCAGTACTTAGGAAAGACAACTGAGAATGGAGGATGTAGTTTCACATCCAGTCCTAATTAGCAACCCTGAAGGTGCCAGATCCCAAGACCTTTGCACTGTTCACGTTTCATTGAaagcacacacatgcatacatctgtttgtaagaaagagctaacatacattcactttacaaaggGAATGGGACCAAGACCTGGATAAATGCAGGGTTTTagccacacattcagctgtacatgtgttgaatatgACATGAGAATTACTTGATGCACATATATAGAAGAAACGAGTACACGATCAGAATTCTCAAAGAATTTAGCTCAAAGGAGCTTTAGGACAGGGGTGACTGAAGCTGGAAAAGTGTACAAGTATCTGCCAACCCCAAATTCCCTCCGGCAAAAGGCCCTGGGCTGGACAGAAGCAAGTGGTCATACAGCCACACAGAATGCAGCATACAAATACAGCctgttctccccacacacacatacatggtgggggggaatgccagTATTTTTTCTTAACTTGTGACCTGTGCCAAAGTAACCTCTTTCCCTAAGGAACCACATTTTGGTATGGCACTGGTGTGCATGGAACTATCCAGTTTGCTACTGGAATGAGATTACAGAAGTCTGGCCACTATTACAGCAGGAACCTATCTGGTTTCCCATATCAATCAGAAAGAGGTCAGCCAAACCACTCACCCCAGTCCTGTGTTCAGAAAAGCACCTTCAAGTGGCAGTCACTATTTTGTCATTTTTGCTGTAAATAAAATTAAGTTGGGCCCTCCTTTATTAAATCTTCAAGCCTGTGGCTATAGTTTGAGTCAGGACTCAGTACCCAATTTTTAATACAAGGACTGAGGCTGTAAAAATTAAGCAGATGTAGAATGTCCTTTCCTTGCTGCTGAGTGACCTGACCTGGCTTTCCACTCCTGAGATTATATTGAACAGTTTCTAGTTTAGAGAGCATGGGGTGAAGGCAGCCTTCAACTCTGGCACATCTTATTTTATAACTTAAACATTGGGCAAGTCTAGGACAACATCAAAATGGGAAGCAGTTACCCTTGTGGAGCACAGCAGTAGGAATATGTTGATTATCAAATATTAGGATTCCTTTTCTGTTTAAATGATAAAGAAACTTCCTTTACAGTCTTATAGCACTAAACAATAAAAGACACCTGGCTTGCATA
It contains:
- the LLPH gene encoding protein LLP homolog: MAKSLRSKWKRKMRAEKRKKNAPKELARLQSILKTNSDVVMDEVKEIATVVPAEKIKEKKDLNEESKMDMDTKRNQKTLLDQHGQYPVWMNPRQRKKLKAKRTKGKNKPKVPKGLAW